The following coding sequences are from one Eucalyptus grandis isolate ANBG69807.140 chromosome 11, ASM1654582v1, whole genome shotgun sequence window:
- the LOC120289631 gene encoding LOW QUALITY PROTEIN: probable protein S-acyltransferase 7 (The sequence of the model RefSeq protein was modified relative to this genomic sequence to represent the inferred CDS: inserted 3 bases in 2 codons) gives MMADAFHPPPSAADSGHGPDGAGFLRAHEAWKGNNVFVLQGRLIFGPDARSLILTLLLIIGPVAVFCIFVARKLIHDFQHHLGILIMVIVLVLTLSVLIFLLLVSARDPGIVPRSTHPPDEISQNEGHDSRIXKEVMINGITVKVKYCGTCMLFRPPRCSHCSICNNCVERFDHHCPWVGQCIGLRNYRFFLMFVFSATLLCLYIFSFCWVYIARIMDDKHVSVWRALIKSPASIVLIIYCFLSVWFVGGLTVFHLYLISTNQTTYENFRYRYDDKXNPFNKGVLGNFKEVFFSPIPPSRNNFRAKIPKEPQFPSRRMNGGFAGQNGSLKEFVNVDREIYINYRTEHGGGSISESERVGKVNLPYEPQISHLMEDGIMTSRTSEALASTETEMNPTGDSAKEDSINSSGHSTNVRITDGGFENDRGLIVLHRNFEG, from the exons ATGATGGCGGATGCATTTCATCCGCCTCCGTCGGCGGCGGACTCCGGCCACGGCCCCGACGGCGCGGGGTTCCTCCGAGCACACGAGGCCTGGAAGGGCAACAAT GTTTTTGTTCTTCAAGGGAGGCTAATATTTGGACCTGATGCGAGATCTCTTATCTTAACCCTACTGCTTATCATTGGTCCTGTTGCTGTTTTCTGTATCTTTGTTGCCAGAAAATTGATTCATGATTTTCAGCATCACTTGGGAATCTTGATAATGGTCATTGTTCTCGTATTGACCTTATCT GTTCTGATTTTCCTGCTGTTGGTATCAGCAAGAGATCCTGGTATAGTTCCTCGTAGTACTCACCCACCAGATGAGATTTCTCAAAACGAGGGACACGACTCACGAAT AAAAGAGGTGATGATCAATGGAATAACAGTGAAGGTCAAATACTGTGGTACTTGCATGCTATTCAGGCCTCCTCGATGTTCTCACTGTTCAATATGCAACAACTGTGTTGAAAGATTTGACCATCATTGCCCTTGGGTTGGCCAATGCATAGGATTG CGGAACTACCGATTCTTCCTCATGTTCGTTTTCTCTGCAACTCTTCTCTGCCTATATATCTTCAGCTTCTGCTGGGTCTATATTGCTAGAATCATGGATGACAAGCATGTCTCAGTCTGGAGAGCATTAATCAAAAGTCCTGCCTCCATTGTGCTGATAATTTACTGTTTCTTATCAGTTTGGTTTGTTGGAGGCTTGACCGTCTTCCATCTTTATCTCATCAGCACAAACCAG ACTACTTATGAGAACTTCAGGTATCGCTATGATGACA ATAATCCCTTTAATAAAGGGGTCTTAGGGAACTTCAAGGAGGTATTCTTCTCTCCAATACCTCCATCAAGGAACAATTTCAGGGCCAAGATACCAAAGGAGCCTCAGTTTCCTTCTCGAAGAATGAATGGCGGTTTTGCTGGCCAGAATGGCTCCTTGAAAGAGTTTGTAAATGTTGACAGAGAGATCTACATTAACTATCGAACAGAACATGGTGGGGGATCAATTTCTGAATCAGAAAGAGTCGGTAAGGTGAATTTACCATACGAGCCTCAAATTTCACACCTAATGGAGGATGGGATTATGACTTCTAGGACGAGTGAGGCCCTTGCCAGTACAGAAACGGAGATGAATCCAACTGGAGATAGCGCAAAGGAAGATAGTATTAATTCATCTGGACATAGCACAAATGTAAGGATTACTGATGGTGGTTTTGAAAATGATCGCGGATTGATTGTTTTGCATCGGAACTTTGAAGGGTGA
- the LOC104426110 gene encoding LOW QUALITY PROTEIN: ubiquitin-conjugating enzyme E2 27 (The sequence of the model RefSeq protein was modified relative to this genomic sequence to represent the inferred CDS: inserted 2 bases in 2 codons), with protein MIDFGRVQKELQECSKDSQASGIKVSPKADNLARLVGTXPGPIGTPYEGGTFQIDITLPDAYPFQPPXMQFATKVWHPNISSQSGAICLDILKDQWSPALTLKTALLSIQALLSAPEPDDPQDAVVAQQYLKDYQTFVGTARYWTETFAKTSALGVEEKVQRLVEMGFLESLVRSTLDAVGGDENLALENFALPSVRQLLIVKFLAVSMIETQ; from the exons ATGATAGACTTCGGGAGAGTGCAGAAGGAGCTCCAGGAATGCAGCAAGGATTCCCAAGCGTCGGGCATCAAGGTGAGCCCTAAAGCCGACAACCTCGCCCGCCTGGTCGGCA ATCCCGGTCCGATCGGCACCCCTTACGAAGGCGGCACTTTCCAAATCGACATCACTCTTCCCG ATGCATATCCATTCCAGCCCC AAATGCAGTTTGCGACCAAAGTTTG GCACCCTAATATCAGCAGCCAAAGTGGGGCAATATGTTTGGACATCTTGAAGGACCAATGGAGCCCAGCACTCACTTTGAAGACTGCACTTCTTTCTATACAAGCATTGTTGTCTGCCCCTGAACCTGATGACCCTCAAGATGCGGTGGTAGCACAACAG TATCTTAAAGACTACCAGACATTCGTTGGCACAGCACGATATTGGACTGAAACCTTTGCCAAGACATCTGCCCTTGGGGTTGAAGAAAAG GTACAACGGCTGGTGGAAATGGGCTTCCTTGAATCTCTTGTGAGGAGTACACTGGACGCTGTTGGTGGTGATGAGAACTTGGCTCTTGAAAACTTTGCTCTGCCTAGTGTTCGACAACTACTGATTGTAAAGTTCCTTGCAGTGTCCATGATTGAGACCCAATAG